TGTTTAAATAGAGGGATATTACCGTAAAGAATCACTGATCCCACTAAAAGACCAACCACCGGATCGATCCAAAAAAATCCGAGCCACTGGATCAACAAACCGGAAATGATTACACCCAAGGATACTAATCCGTCTGCGAGAAGGTGCAAATAAGCGCCTTTCATGTTGATGTCTTTGTCTTTACTTTTATGAAATAAAAAAGAAGAGGAAAAATTTACCAAAACACCTACAAATGCCACTGCGGCGATCATGCCACCTGGAACGGGACTGGGTTTAGATAACTTTTCGATCGATTCGTATACAATTAAACCGACGGTTCCGAAAATGAGAATGGAATTGAATAAACTTACTAAAATTGTAGATTTTTTCCAACCATAAGTGAATCCGGGAAAGGGTTTTTTTTCCTGCAATTTAATTGCGATCCAAGCCAGTAATAAGGAACTTACGTCCATTAAGTTATGGCCCGCGTCTGAAAGTAAGGCGAGAGATCCTGACGTTAGGCCGATTCCAGCTTCGATTCCGGCGTAAATTAGGTTAAAGATCATTGCGATCACAAGGCTTTTACCTGCGTTTTCGGAATGGTGGTCGTGAGAATGGTTATGCGAATGATGATGTCCCATGAGTTGTTGAAAACGATACCATTCTCAGATTAGAGAAGCTACGAGTTTGTAAACTGAAAAATAGGCTCTTTGTTGAGAATCGATTCTCTGGAAGGAGAATTTTTTCATCATCTGAATGGAAGTTTCGCTCTATTCTATTAGACTTTTATGAAATAGTTTTCCCTTATTATGTAAACTTTCGCTTTGTTAAAAAATTTTTAGAAACTGACTGATGATTTGGTTTTTTATTACTGATCCCTATGAAAATAAGTACCGTTACTACTCGGGCACATAAATAGAATACTTGGGTTGATTGTTTCAAAAACTTGAATGTTTTGGTCTTGCTCTAAAATGCCGTAAATCCCGAATTTGCGGTTTTTTTAAGTACTGCTATTTTTTTCCAAATTCGGTCGTTATAACTTGGTACTATCTTCATACGTCGAGTAGTAATTCTATCACAAAACGCTGATTCTATGTAAAATATTAGGTACTTTATTATTTAGTTATGAGTAAAGGATCAATTCCAAGGTTTGCTCTAAAACATTTCATTTCTATGGGAATCGTTTATAGATTCTAAAGATTTGTTGAGAATTCAAACTTAAAAATTTAAGATCTTATTTGAATTCACATTTCTATTCTTTTTTATTCGAATAGAGTTGTTGAAAAAGCGGTTAACAAAACTACTTCAATTTACCGTTTTTATGAAACAGAAACAAATGGAGAATTTATTTTTCAACGACTCTAAGTTAACGTGAATGATCGCGAAAGGGATCGATGAATGAACTAAAGCACAACTCTTTCCTCAAACTCAATGCATCGCTTCTTAAGGGGCGCTCTGCAGGGTCGCGTTGGAAACTCAGCACAACGCTTTTTACGAAAGCGTTGTAGGATCAAGTTATTGGTATTTTATGAAAATTGAATCTGATTCTATAGTTTCACAATAACTTGACCGGAACTAAAGAGCCCGGTTCGGCTGCCTGTGACAAGCTGGATTCGCCCCGATTTTATTAAGTTGAACTCACTTTAATGTAGAATCTCTTTTAAAAAAGAAATCAATTTAGAAGAGTATAAGGGATACGTTTTTTGAAAATCCATCGTTCATTTATTTTGGTTATAAATGGATCTCTGTAGAGTAAATAAATCTATCTATCTCAAAAATACTTTATATTTGCTTAAAATGCCAATTCTAAGATATTTTTGAGATGGTTTATAAGTGTGAATTTTAAGATTAATCTCTGTTCAGAAGCATTCTGGACGATTGATTCTATCGTTTTGAACCATTCGGTTCACGTTCTTAAAATATCGATATTTTGAAGTCCGAACTTTTGATTTCAAAACTTCTTTTAAAAAATATCTAGAAAGTCATCTGAAACCGAAACAATTGTTGCAATTGTTTTTAAAAAAAGCATTCATTGTCGATCTATGTCTTGGAAGAAGTTGGTTTTATACGTTTCAATTTTCTCAATTCCACTATGTCAAGGTTTAAGTGCGTATCAAGAGGACGGACATTTTTATACGGTTCAAACCGTTTTAAATAATTTTCAGACTTCTTCTCCTTTGACTAAAGACGAAACTGCAATCGTCGCTTTTTGTACTCAACTTCCGGATGAAGTTCCTGAGTTGGATGCGATTTCAGTGTATCAAAAGTTTGCTCTCAAATATCCTTTGGATTATACTCGTTGGGTTTTTACGGATCAGGGTTCTCCTGAAATTTTAGGTAGAATGGCCGAAGTGCAACAGTTGTTACACGGTCTGACCGGAGGAAATAGCGAACATTTACGAAATGTCGCCATTGTAACGTTGGATCGACTTCGCATTGAACTTACTTCTAAAAATGAAAAGTCTCCCGAAAAATTATGCGCGTTAGGTTTTGCTTTTCATCTTTTGGGAGATTCATTCGCACATCGTAAATTACTGAATTCTAAAAAGATGTATCCTACGGGTAGGGGACATGCTTCGGATATGACCTTGCCGGATTATCCGGTTTACAGCGATGACAGAGTTTCAGAATGGGAAAAGTATGCAAAAGGGATTCCTAGTTTGTTTCGTTCCGATTTAAAGGAAGTTGTAATTAAAGACGACTTTCAAAAAGCCAGAAAACTTACCGGAAACGATTATCCTTGGCATTGTATTTTCGGAAAGAAATGCGAAGACAGGTTGCGAAGAATTCTTTTGCATCGATTGAGGGAGTCCGATTCTTTTCCAAAATACAATCCGATACAGAAAGACCGTTATCCTGCCGTCAACTGTCAAGAATACGTTCAAAGAGTGGTGGAACAAAAAGATATTCCTTTTACTCCCGATTGTGGTAAGTCTTGGAAAATTTATAAACAAGTTTCTTTGGACGTTTGGAAACGTTTAGGTTACTTTCAAGACGAAAACTCTCGTAAACAAATCCAACTCTACGACGGAGATGATTTATGGCAAAATCTTTAAGTAAAGTAGGCGAAGAAGAACACCCTCGTAAAAAAAGAAAAAGAAAAGTAAAAAAGAAATCTATTTTGGGGGGAATATTCATCGTATTCGCAGGGCTTCCTATTTTGATCGCTTGGATTTCACTTCGTACTTTTTTTTGTTGGGGTAATTTGAGTTATTCGGGAGAAGTTTTTTGTACCGTTTCCGGTGCTATCAATCCACTCCTTTTGATCTTAACTTCGGTTCTAATTTTTTTGACGTTTGTGGATCTTCATAAACTGGGAGACGAACTAGAAGAGCTACCTAAATGGTCTTCGAAACGGATTTATAAAGGATTTCGATCTCTGGAAAAAATGGATAAAATTCATTTTCTATTTTCATTTGTCTCTTTTTTAGGAGCTTTGGTCATTGGCCTGTACCTTCTGAATTATTTTGAATTTAGTTTATTTTAATATATAAATATTATTATTCGGGGTTGTCATGAAAAAGTACGAAGCGGTCGTGATTGGTACTGGATTTGGTGGAGCCGTGAACGGTTGTAGGTTGAGTAAAAAATGGCCAGGTAAGGTTTTGATTCTGGAACGTGGAAAACGTTATCCTAAAGGTTCTTTTCCTCGTTCTCCTCATGACATGTCTAAGAATTTTTGGAATGTTCCGGAGGAGAACAGTTCCAAAGTTCGCCCTAAAAAACTTTCCAAATTAAATCAAACGGGTCTGTTTGACATTCGAAATTATAAAAATATGGACGTGGTCATTTCTGCTGGGCTTGGTGGTGGGTCCTTGATTTACGCGAACGTATTTTTAGAACCCCCGGATCATATCTTTGACGAACGTTGGCCTGCAAACGTAAAAAAGAAAAGTTTAACACCATATTATAAAATTGTAAAAGAGGTTTTAGGTTCTAGGCCGATCCCTTTAAACGATGATCCTCGTAGAAAAATCGTTCGGACAACTCTTTACCAAAAGTTTGCAAAACACGCTGGTAGAGAATCTAAACTGGCGGACATCAATGTATTTTTTGGAAACGATTTTAAAAAACCGACTCTAATAGGGCTTCAGGAAAAAAATAGATACGGAGCCGTTCAGATTTCTTGTACGTATTGTGCGGAATGTGATATAGGGTGTAATACTCATTCTAAAAATACTTTAGATCTAAATTATCTTTTTGTTGCGGAGTATAAGTACAAGGCGGAGGTCAGGACGGAACATCTGGTTCAAAAAATTGTTCCTCTTGGGCCGGATGGAAATGATAATTCTTCTTATCACGGCGAAAACGGTTATCGTGTTTATTTTAGAGATCTTTCCCATCAAAAAAGGGAACTAGTTTCCGTCGTTACAAAACGAGTGATTGTTTCTGCAGGAACGTTAGGAAGTACCGAGCTTCTTTTAAAGTGTAAGGAAGAATTTAAAACACTTCCGGACATTTCGGATCATATAGGAAAACAATTTTCAGGCAACGGAGATTTTTTATCGTTTGCGATCAAAGGAAAAGAACCTGCTAATCCGAATTATGGTCCGGTCATCACTCAATATACCGATTATAATTTATTCAAGAGTTATAATCCTAAAAGGGCTTTTATACTTCAAGATGCTAGCTATCCGGTCTTTGCTTCTTATTTTGCTGCAGCATCTGTCCCATGGTTTTTAAGAATTGGATTTTTCTTTCATATGTTCGTGGAACTTTTCAAAAGATTTCTAAATGGAAAAATTTTTGGAAAGGTAGGTTATCTGATAAGTGAATTGTTGAAAGGAGATCTTTCTTATACGTCTGCGGTGTTGTTGTGTATGGGAATGGATCGAGCGGACGGTTCGATGGTTTTAGATCGTAAAAAAAACTTTCAAGTTCAGTGGCCTCAAAAGAATAAC
Above is a window of Leptospira kirschneri serovar Cynopteri str. 3522 CT DNA encoding:
- a CDS encoding cation diffusion facilitator family transporter; the protein is MGHHHSHNHSHDHHSENAGKSLVIAMIFNLIYAGIEAGIGLTSGSLALLSDAGHNLMDVSSLLLAWIAIKLQEKKPFPGFTYGWKKSTILVSLFNSILIFGTVGLIVYESIEKLSKPSPVPGGMIAAVAFVGVLVNFSSSFLFHKSKDKDINMKGAYLHLLADGLVSLGVIISGLLIQWLGFFWIDPVVGLLVGSVILYGNIPLFKQSLRLSLDSTPETIQSGIVEKELKSIEGVLNIHHIHIWSLSTTENALTAHLVLKNDLTFEHQRIIKSKAREILKGLKIEHVTLETEEERENCEQIDCS
- a CDS encoding GMC oxidoreductase, whose translation is MKKYEAVVIGTGFGGAVNGCRLSKKWPGKVLILERGKRYPKGSFPRSPHDMSKNFWNVPEENSSKVRPKKLSKLNQTGLFDIRNYKNMDVVISAGLGGGSLIYANVFLEPPDHIFDERWPANVKKKSLTPYYKIVKEVLGSRPIPLNDDPRRKIVRTTLYQKFAKHAGRESKLADINVFFGNDFKKPTLIGLQEKNRYGAVQISCTYCAECDIGCNTHSKNTLDLNYLFVAEYKYKAEVRTEHLVQKIVPLGPDGNDNSSYHGENGYRVYFRDLSHQKRELVSVVTKRVIVSAGTLGSTELLLKCKEEFKTLPDISDHIGKQFSGNGDFLSFAIKGKEPANPNYGPVITQYTDYNLFKSYNPKRAFILQDASYPVFASYFAAASVPWFLRIGFFFHMFVELFKRFLNGKIFGKVGYLISELLKGDLSYTSAVLLCMGMDRADGSMVLDRKKNFQVQWPQKNNMSLYEAILGVMKDFASFIKTDFYFPLPTWSWPIRNNVSVHPLGGCILGNSKTDSVTSADSKTFGQVFSYQGLYVADGSLSPTAIGANPSMTIAALSEKVAEGITGIKPTANL